One window of the Dreissena polymorpha isolate Duluth1 chromosome 5, UMN_Dpol_1.0, whole genome shotgun sequence genome contains the following:
- the LOC127832606 gene encoding uncharacterized protein LOC127832606: MKMGMSRITRMLSFALCIALKSGMECVEVYDWKRDWGKGIAPREVVTLDTGTMTLLHSATTLTTDSLSPAVSFFDYSNESQQGIFAIRPLLSDGTSACFIVRSDQGRNWQDVQRDLRSRQGSILPRARARNYAIVGGPLNEHYLSNQARLTDFCDVASDHMFLLQEYDADDMRNVCVQGLFEEMRIYVPEELVSKVFGNIIILCMFKFIYFVVFIYNSLMSVGNTSNCLFISYLSFLLQMKECEMRKKISRLYNDVIISVTTQIKILYHGCAFLLA, from the exons ATGAAAATGGGCATGTCGAGGATTACGCGCATGCTTTCGTTTGCTCTTTGTATAGCCTTAAAGAGCGGAATGGAATGTGTTGAG GTGTATGACTGGAAACGTGACTGGGGCAAGGGTATCGCACCAAGGGAAGTGGTCACCTTGGATACTGGCACCATGACGCTACTCCACTCTGCCACGACCTTGACCACGGACAGCTTGAGCCCAGCGGTCAGTTTTTTCGACTACAGCAACGAATCACAAcag GGTATATTCGCCATCAGACCGTTGCTATCGGATGGGACCAGTGCGTGTTTCATTGTACGAAGTGACCAGGGGCGAAACTGGCAAGATGTGCAACGCGATCTTCGAAGCCGCCAGGGG AGCATCTTACCCCGCGCACGGGCGAGGAACTACGCCATAGTTGGAGGGCCCCTGAACGAGCATTACCTGTCCAATCAAGCGAGACTGACGGACTTCTGTGACGTCGCCAGTGATCACATGTTCCTCTTGCAGGAATATGACGCAG ATGATATGCGCAATGTCTGTGTGCAGGGGTTATTCGAAGAAATGCGGATTTACGTGCCAGAAGAGCTCGTCAGTAAAGTGTTTGGTAACATAATTATCTTAtgcatgtttaaatttatatatttcgTCGTTTTCATTTACAATTCATTGATGTCGGTAGGAAATACGAGTAACTGCCTGTTTATATCATATTTAAGTTTTCTACTTCAAATGAAAGAATGTGAAATGCGAAAGAAAATATCGCGATTGTACAATGATGTGATAATAAGCGTAACCACTCAGATCAAAATTCTGTATCACGGCTGCGCGTTTTTGTTAGCGTGA